Proteins found in one Odontesthes bonariensis isolate fOdoBon6 chromosome 11, fOdoBon6.hap1, whole genome shotgun sequence genomic segment:
- the LOC142391652 gene encoding tubulin alpha chain-like, which produces MRECISIHVGQAGVQMGNTCWELYCLEHGIQPDGCMPTSKPSGGYDDSFTTFFSETGNGKYVPRAIFVDLEPTVIDEVRSGTYRQLFHPEQLISGKEDAANNYARGHYTVGKEHIDHVLDRIRKLSDQCTGLQGFLVFHSFGGGTGSGFTSLLMERLSVDFGKKSKLEFAIYPAPQVSTAVVEPYNSILTTHTTLEHSDCAFMVDNEAIYDICRRNLDIERPSYTNLNRLISQIVSSITASLRFDGALNVDLTEFQTNLVPYPRIHFPLATYAPVISAEKAYHEQLTVAEITNSCFEPANQMVKCDPRHGKYMACCLLYRGDVVPKDVNVAIGNIKTKRSIQFVDWCPTGFKVGINYQPPTVVPGGDLAKVQRAVCMLSNTTAIAEAWARLDHKFDLMYAKRAFVHWYVGEGMEEGEFSEAREDMAALEKDYEEVGLDSFDEDEEGEEY; this is translated from the exons ATG CGCGAGTGTATTTCCATCCATGTGGGTCAGGCGGGTGTGCAGATGGGCAACACATGCTGGGAGCTGTACTGCCTGGAGCACGGCATTCAGCCTGACGGCTGCATGCCCACGAGCAAGCCCTCTGGAGGCTATGATGACTCCTTCACCACTTTTTTCAGTGAAACTGGCAACGGGAAGTACGTCCCCAGAGCCATCTTTGTGGACCTGGAGCCCACTGTCATTG ATGAGGTCCGAAGCGGAACCTACCGCCAGCTTTTCCACCCTGAGCAGCTCATCTCCGGAAAGGAGGACGCTGCCAACAACTACGCCAGAGGCCACTACACCGTCGGAAAGGAGCACATCGACCATGTTCTCGACAGGATCCGCAAACTG TCTGACCAGTGCACGGGGCTTCAAGGTTTCCTGGTCTTCCACTCCTTTGGAGGTGGAACAGGCTCTGGCTTCACCTCTCTGCTTATGGAGCGCCTTTCAGTGGACTTCGGCAAGAAGTCCAAGCTGGAGTTTGCCATTTACCCAGCTCCTCAGGTGTCCACAGCTGTGGTGGAGCCCTACAACTCCATCCTGACCACGCACACCACCCTGGAGCACTCCGACTGCGCCTTCATGGTGGACAATGAGGCCATCTACGACATCTGCCGCAGAAACTTGGACATTGAGCGTCCATCTTACACCAACCTGAATCGCCTGATCAGTCAGATCGTCTCCTCCATCACTGCCTCCTTGCGATTTGATGGAGCATTGAATGTAGACCTGACAGAGTTCCAGACCAATCTGGTACCTTACCCCCGTATCCACTTCCCTCTGGCCACCTATGCCCCAGTTATCTCAGCAGAGAAGGCGTATCATGAGCAGCTTACTGTAGCAGAAATAACTAACTCCTGCTTTGAGCCAGCCAATCAGATGGTGAAATGTGACCCTCGTCATGGTAAGTACATGGCCTGCTGCCTCCTGTATCGTGGTGATGTAGTTCCCAAAGACGTCAACGTGGCCATCGGCAACATCAAAACAAAGCGCAGCATCCAATTTGTGGACTGGTGTCCCACTGGCTTCAAGGTGGGCATCAACTACCAGCCTCCTACAGTGGTTCCTGGAGGAGACCTGGCCAAGGTGCAGAGGGCCGTGTGCATGCTGAGCAACACCACCGCCATCGCCGAGGCCTGGGCTCGACTTGACCACAAGTTCGACCTGATGTACGCCAAGAGGGCGTTTGTCCACTGGTATGTTGGCGAAGGAATGGAGGAGGGGGAGTTCTCAGAGGCCAGAGAAGACATGGCTGCTCTGGAAAAGGATTACGAGGAGGTTGGCCTCGACTCCTTCGACGAggatgaagagggagaggaatATTAA